One region of Methanobrevibacter sp. genomic DNA includes:
- a CDS encoding uL15m family ribosomal protein, producing MIRTKRKINKQRGSRSNGGGCTKKRRGAGNKGGKGKAGMGKQHWTWTVIHDPDHFGKHGFKRPQKMIKKVNAVNLNYLEEQADKLIEQGKASKDGDAIVIDVTELGYDKVLAKGKITKAYKISAPQFSASAIEKIEELGGEAIIL from the coding sequence ATGATTAGAACAAAACGTAAAATTAATAAACAAAGAGGTTCTAGATCCAACGGTGGAGGCTGTACTAAAAAACGTAGAGGTGCAGGTAACAAAGGTGGAAAAGGTAAAGCAGGTATGGGTAAACAACACTGGACCTGGACTGTAATCCACGATCCTGACCACTTCGGTAAACATGGTTTCAAAAGACCTCAAAAAATGATTAAAAAAGTCAATGCTGTTAATTTAAATTACTTAGAAGAACAAGCTGACAAATTAATTGAACAAGGTAAAGCATCCAAAGATGGAGATGCTATTGTTATTGATGTAACTGAATTAGGTTATGATAAAGTTTTAGCTAAAGGTAAAATTACTAAAGCTTATAAAATTTCAGCACCTCAATTCTCTGCATCTGCTATTGAAAAAATTGAAGAATTAGGAGGAGAAGCTATAATATTATAG
- a CDS encoding 50S ribosomal protein L30, giving the protein MFLVIRVRGTTGVIKNIADTLDMLRLNRISHAVLVEENPSYEGMLQKAKDYITWGEIDAEFVAAMIAKRGRLPGNVKVTDEYVAENSDYNNIEELAKALVESKVKLADVGIKPVFRLHPPRKGYEDIRLSVKEGGSLGYRGEEIKDLAKRML; this is encoded by the coding sequence ATGTTTTTAGTTATTAGAGTTAGAGGAACTACTGGTGTCATTAAAAATATTGCAGACACCTTAGATATGTTAAGACTTAACAGAATTAGCCATGCAGTATTAGTAGAAGAAAATCCTAGTTACGAAGGTATGCTTCAAAAAGCTAAGGATTACATCACTTGGGGTGAAATCGATGCTGAATTCGTTGCAGCTATGATTGCTAAAAGAGGAAGACTCCCTGGTAATGTAAAAGTTACTGATGAGTATGTTGCTGAAAATTCTGATTATAACAATATTGAAGAATTAGCTAAAGCTTTAGTTGAATCTAAAGTTAAATTAGCTGATGTAGGTATTAAACCTGTATTCCGTTTACACCCTCCAAGAAAAGGTTACGAAGATATCCGTTTATCTGTTAAAGAAGGTGGATCTTTAGGTTACAGGGGAGAAGAAATTAAAGATCTTGCAAAAAGAATGCTTTAA